In the genome of Gordonia rubripertincta, one region contains:
- a CDS encoding 3-oxoacyl-ACP reductase produces MGYSLDGRVAVVTGAGAGLGRAEAIGLAAEGATVVVNDLPAALDSSDVIDTITSAGGRAIAVGGDISDSSTASAIMAAATEQLGSLDIVVNNAGVVRDKMLFNMTDDEWDLVIRVHLRGHFLLNRNAASHWRAASKAAGGPVYGRIINTSSEAGLLGPEGQANYGAAKAGITALTLSASRALKRYGVRANAICPRARTAMTADVFGDAPTDGVDPLDPAHVVRLVTYLAGPEADGVTGQVFVVYGPKVTLMAAPTIDEVFTADGDAWDSEDLAKTLTGFFADRDPGRTFSASALVN; encoded by the coding sequence GTGGGTTACTCGTTGGACGGTCGCGTCGCGGTCGTCACCGGTGCAGGTGCAGGTCTCGGTCGGGCGGAGGCCATCGGCCTCGCCGCGGAAGGTGCCACAGTCGTGGTGAATGACCTTCCGGCAGCGCTCGATTCGAGTGATGTCATCGACACGATCACGTCGGCCGGCGGCCGTGCGATCGCCGTCGGGGGTGACATCAGTGACTCGTCCACCGCGAGTGCCATCATGGCGGCGGCCACCGAGCAGCTCGGTTCGCTCGACATCGTCGTGAACAACGCGGGCGTGGTCCGCGACAAGATGCTGTTCAACATGACCGACGACGAGTGGGACCTGGTCATCCGCGTTCACCTGCGCGGCCACTTCCTACTCAATCGCAATGCGGCGTCGCACTGGCGCGCGGCGTCGAAGGCCGCTGGTGGTCCGGTCTACGGCCGGATCATCAACACCTCCTCGGAGGCCGGGCTGCTCGGCCCCGAGGGGCAGGCCAACTACGGTGCCGCCAAGGCCGGCATCACCGCGCTCACGCTGTCCGCGTCGCGAGCACTCAAGCGTTACGGCGTCCGCGCCAACGCCATCTGCCCGCGTGCGCGTACCGCGATGACCGCGGACGTCTTCGGGGACGCGCCCACCGACGGCGTCGATCCGCTCGATCCGGCACATGTGGTCCGGCTCGTGACCTACCTCGCCGGACCCGAGGCCGACGGCGTCACCGGTCAGGTTTTCGTCGTGTACGGCCCCAAGGTCACCCTCATGGCGGCACCCACGATCGACGAGGTGTTCACCGCCGACGGCGATGCCTGGGACTCGGAGGATCTGGCCAAGACCCTCACGGGCTTCTTCGCCGACCGCGATCCCGGACGCACGTTCTCGGCAAGCGCTCTGGTCAACTGA
- a CDS encoding ferredoxin, whose translation MRIKADFDLCESNAICVGMAPDFFDLDDDDYLVILQEEIPADRVEELRQVAANCPKSALSVVED comes from the coding sequence ATGCGTATCAAGGCAGATTTCGACCTGTGCGAGTCCAATGCCATCTGTGTGGGGATGGCACCGGACTTCTTCGACCTGGACGATGACGATTACCTGGTCATTCTTCAGGAAGAGATCCCCGCGGACCGCGTCGAGGAGTTGCGGCAGGTGGCGGCCAACTGCCCCAAGTCCGCACTCTCGGTGGTGGAGGACTGA
- a CDS encoding acyl-CoA dehydrogenase family protein has product MRIAYTDQQSELRRELRAYFSNLMTEDRRAALSGGDGGELGEGDAYRDVVEQMGADGWLALGWPTEFGGQNRSMMDQLIFTDEAAIAGAPVPFLTINSVAPTIMHYGTEEQKAFFLPRIAAGKLHFSIGYSEPGAGTDLAALRTTAVLDGDDYVINGQKMWTSLVPYADYIWLACRTDPSTLQEGGKKHKGISVLIVPTTAEGFSYTPVHTMSGVDTSATYYQDVRVPASSVVGEVGGGWPLVTNQLNNERVALCSAAPIQTALRETIAWAQQTKTGDGQRVIDAPWVQQNLARVHAKVEFLKLINWKIASAASSGGAPSPADASATKVYGTEFATEAYRLLMEVVGPAATLRTGSPGAHINGRLERFQRTSLILTFGGGTNEIQRDIIAMLALGLPHQRR; this is encoded by the coding sequence ATGCGAATCGCCTATACCGATCAACAGTCCGAGCTCCGGCGGGAGCTCCGCGCATACTTCTCGAACCTGATGACCGAGGACCGCCGGGCAGCCCTGTCCGGCGGCGACGGAGGCGAACTCGGTGAGGGCGACGCCTACCGCGACGTCGTCGAGCAGATGGGCGCCGACGGCTGGCTCGCGCTCGGCTGGCCCACCGAATTCGGCGGCCAGAACCGTTCGATGATGGATCAGCTGATCTTCACCGACGAGGCCGCTATCGCGGGTGCCCCCGTCCCGTTCCTCACCATCAACTCCGTGGCGCCGACGATCATGCACTACGGCACGGAGGAACAGAAGGCCTTCTTCCTGCCGCGCATCGCGGCGGGCAAGTTGCACTTCTCCATCGGCTACTCCGAGCCGGGCGCCGGCACCGACCTCGCCGCACTACGCACCACCGCGGTCCTCGACGGCGACGACTACGTGATCAACGGCCAGAAGATGTGGACCAGCCTGGTCCCGTACGCCGACTACATCTGGCTCGCCTGCCGCACCGATCCGTCGACGCTGCAAGAAGGCGGCAAGAAGCACAAGGGCATCTCGGTGCTCATCGTGCCGACCACCGCCGAGGGCTTCAGCTACACACCGGTGCACACGATGTCCGGGGTCGACACCAGCGCCACCTACTACCAGGACGTGCGCGTGCCGGCGTCGTCGGTGGTCGGCGAGGTCGGCGGCGGCTGGCCCCTGGTCACCAACCAGCTCAACAACGAGCGGGTAGCCCTGTGCAGCGCGGCACCGATCCAGACCGCCCTGCGCGAAACGATCGCCTGGGCGCAGCAGACCAAGACCGGCGACGGCCAGCGCGTCATCGACGCCCCGTGGGTGCAGCAGAACCTGGCCCGGGTGCATGCGAAGGTCGAGTTCCTCAAGCTCATCAACTGGAAGATCGCCTCGGCGGCCAGCTCCGGCGGCGCACCGTCGCCGGCCGACGCCTCGGCGACCAAGGTGTACGGTACCGAGTTCGCGACCGAGGCCTACCGCCTGCTGATGGAGGTCGTCGGCCCGGCCGCGACGCTGCGTACCGGCAGCCCCGGCGCACACATCAACGGTCGCCTCGAACGCTTCCAGCGCACCTCGCTGATCCTCACCTTCGGTGGCGGCACCAACGAGATCCAGCGCGACATCATCGCCATGCTCGCCCTCGGCCTGCCGCACCAGCGTCGCTGA
- a CDS encoding acyl-CoA dehydrogenase family protein, which translates to MDFSLPESGDDVRGLARDIATSVSTHERVADLEAGRAPIDSELWQQLRTAGLLGLELSSEAVGDAGGDLSVIENALVATELGRVLARVPFGPHALAALPVIAAYGSPGLRDRVLASAASGGLVVSVAIEEDLGSPADSPTTALSSDGSRLSGVKVNVPYAEAADLLLVNATGPDGIVVVAVPTTADGIRITATPATGLIPTAQVEFDDVPVDSDAVLADTDVADALRIRATLACSAEQTGVVERALELTAEYAREREQFGRAIGSFQAVAQRLADGYIDAQGLALTTTQAAWLLANSDNAGEIHNAIATAKFWAAEAGHRVAHTTVHVHGGVGLDTSHPVHRYFLRAKHNEFAYGSATASVRAIGTELAATPA; encoded by the coding sequence ATGGACTTCTCCCTTCCCGAATCCGGTGACGACGTCCGCGGCCTGGCCCGCGACATCGCCACCTCCGTCAGCACGCACGAACGCGTCGCCGACCTCGAAGCCGGCCGCGCACCGATCGACTCGGAGCTGTGGCAGCAACTCCGCACCGCCGGGCTGCTGGGGCTCGAACTGTCGTCGGAGGCCGTCGGCGATGCCGGCGGCGACCTCAGCGTCATCGAGAACGCCCTCGTCGCAACCGAACTCGGCCGCGTGCTCGCACGCGTGCCGTTCGGCCCGCACGCGCTGGCCGCGCTGCCCGTGATCGCCGCGTACGGCTCGCCCGGTCTCCGTGACCGGGTGCTGGCCTCCGCCGCCTCGGGTGGTCTCGTAGTGTCGGTGGCCATCGAGGAGGATCTGGGCTCCCCGGCCGACTCCCCCACCACCGCGCTCTCGTCCGACGGTTCGCGACTGTCCGGCGTCAAGGTGAACGTGCCCTACGCCGAGGCCGCCGATCTGTTGCTGGTCAACGCAACCGGGCCCGACGGCATTGTCGTGGTGGCGGTGCCCACCACCGCGGACGGCATCCGGATCACCGCCACCCCGGCGACCGGACTCATCCCGACCGCACAGGTCGAATTCGACGACGTGCCGGTCGATTCCGACGCCGTGCTGGCGGATACGGACGTTGCCGACGCGCTGCGGATCCGGGCCACGCTGGCGTGCAGCGCCGAGCAGACGGGCGTCGTCGAGCGCGCACTGGAGCTGACTGCCGAATACGCCCGTGAGCGTGAGCAGTTCGGACGAGCGATCGGATCGTTCCAGGCCGTCGCCCAACGTCTGGCCGACGGGTACATCGACGCTCAGGGTCTCGCCCTGACCACCACGCAGGCGGCCTGGTTGCTGGCCAACTCGGACAATGCCGGTGAGATCCACAACGCGATCGCCACCGCCAAGTTCTGGGCCGCCGAGGCCGGCCATCGGGTCGCACACACGACGGTGCACGTCCACGGCGGAGTCGGACTCGACACCAGCCACCCGGTCCACCGGTACTTCCTGCGCGCCAAGCACAACGAGTTCGCCTACGGTTCGGCGACCGCGTCGGTGCGCGCCATCGGCACCGAGTTGGCCGCCACCCCGGCGTGA
- a CDS encoding AMP-binding protein produces MSVPGAVTQRSTVAGLLADLSDVADRGVYFEESFTPWARHLHDAAVRAGVLRDWLSPDRPPHVGVLLTNTAEFAALFAAAARHGFVLVGLNTTRRGAALAADVARADCQIVLYGDDTRELLAGVDLGDVRVVDIDGPEWSSAIDSASAAELVEPTPDDLLMLIFTSGTTGDPKAVRCTHRTFAVSGPMLAERFEIGADDVVYLSMPMFHSNAMIAGWSVAVAGGASIALRRSFSARGFVADLHRYGVTYANYVGKPLNYILATDPHPDDASSSLRIMYGNEASAVDRQRFAERFGCRVVDGFGSTEGGVAITRTPDTPHDALGPLREPTAVVDIETGEPVPTGVIGEIVNSSGPGLFAGYYNDPDATAERIRDGIYHTGDLAWVDDDGYLHFAGRLGDWLRVDGENLGTGPIERILLRHLQIRQVAVHGIPVEIGDEIEAVVVVDGDLDSGEFTEFLSAQDDLGPKQWPHRVRIVDSLPETATFKTVKRLLAANPEPPTWRREGRAYRP; encoded by the coding sequence GTGAGCGTTCCGGGAGCCGTGACCCAGCGGTCGACGGTCGCCGGCCTGTTGGCCGACCTGTCCGACGTGGCTGATCGTGGTGTGTACTTCGAGGAGTCCTTCACACCCTGGGCGCGGCACCTGCACGACGCCGCGGTCCGCGCCGGCGTCCTTCGCGACTGGTTGTCACCCGACCGCCCCCCGCACGTCGGTGTACTGCTCACCAATACAGCAGAATTCGCCGCGCTGTTCGCGGCCGCGGCGCGCCACGGCTTCGTCCTCGTCGGGTTGAACACGACCCGACGAGGTGCCGCGCTCGCCGCCGATGTCGCACGCGCCGACTGCCAGATCGTGCTGTACGGCGACGACACCCGCGAGCTCCTCGCCGGCGTCGACCTCGGTGACGTCCGGGTCGTCGACATCGATGGTCCGGAGTGGTCGTCGGCGATCGATTCGGCGTCCGCCGCAGAGCTTGTCGAGCCGACTCCCGACGACCTGCTGATGCTGATCTTCACCTCGGGCACCACCGGCGACCCGAAGGCGGTGCGCTGCACCCATCGCACCTTCGCGGTCAGCGGCCCGATGCTCGCCGAACGTTTCGAGATCGGCGCCGACGACGTCGTCTATCTGTCGATGCCGATGTTCCACTCGAACGCGATGATCGCCGGCTGGAGTGTCGCCGTTGCGGGTGGAGCGTCGATCGCATTGCGCCGCAGCTTCTCTGCCCGCGGCTTCGTCGCCGATCTCCATCGCTACGGCGTGACCTATGCGAACTACGTCGGCAAGCCGCTCAACTACATCCTCGCCACCGACCCGCATCCCGACGACGCGTCGAGTTCGTTGCGGATCATGTACGGCAACGAGGCGTCGGCGGTGGACCGGCAGCGCTTCGCCGAGCGGTTCGGTTGCCGAGTCGTCGACGGATTCGGTTCCACCGAAGGCGGTGTCGCCATCACGCGCACGCCGGACACCCCGCACGACGCGCTGGGTCCCCTACGTGAACCGACGGCCGTCGTCGACATCGAGACCGGAGAACCCGTGCCGACCGGTGTGATCGGCGAGATCGTGAACTCTTCCGGTCCGGGACTGTTCGCCGGTTATTACAACGACCCGGACGCGACCGCCGAACGCATTCGCGACGGCATCTACCACACCGGCGATCTCGCCTGGGTGGACGACGACGGCTATCTGCATTTCGCGGGCCGCCTCGGCGACTGGCTGCGCGTCGACGGCGAGAACCTCGGTACCGGTCCCATCGAACGAATCCTGCTGCGGCATCTGCAGATCCGGCAGGTCGCGGTGCACGGGATACCGGTGGAGATCGGCGACGAGATCGAGGCGGTGGTCGTCGTGGACGGCGACCTCGATTCCGGTGAGTTCACCGAGTTCCTCTCCGCGCAGGACGATCTCGGCCCAAAGCAGTGGCCGCACCGCGTGCGGATCGTCGACTCGCTTCCCGAGACCGCGACGTTCAAGACGGTGAAGCGCCTGCTCGCGGCGAATCCGGAACCGCCGACCTGGCGGCGCGAAGGCCGCGCCTACCGCCCCTGA
- a CDS encoding DDE-type integrase/transposase/recombinase, whose amino-acid sequence MTIAAACAWAGLPRATFYRLSRRYQHYTPVADPIGQRERWQPGALTADERAQVCAVLEDEQYADLSVCQTYWRAFDAGRVPCSQSTFYRIAKAERMTGDRRRGRHSGGQCSRKVPKVVATAAGQLWSWDVTELKGPSRQRYKLYLVIDVFSRYPVAWRVEHVEDTRMAVDMFAAAFVRHGAPQVLHADNGAIMRSRDLLDELPADTEASFSRPRVSDDNPFSESLFKTIKYDLSCPDRFDDIEHARTWTARYLADYAEKHRHSGLAWHTPASVFDGTAAHQRQHRQTLLDRRYLAHPQRFRRPPRAPDIPAIVGINHRRTTKQPLSQTG is encoded by the coding sequence ATGACGATCGCAGCGGCATGTGCGTGGGCGGGACTACCGCGAGCAACGTTCTATCGCCTCTCCCGCCGCTATCAGCACTACACACCGGTGGCTGATCCGATCGGGCAACGTGAGCGTTGGCAGCCGGGGGCCTTGACCGCCGATGAGCGTGCCCAGGTATGCGCGGTGCTCGAAGACGAGCAGTACGCCGATCTATCGGTGTGCCAAACCTATTGGCGGGCTTTCGATGCCGGTCGGGTGCCGTGTTCGCAGAGCACGTTCTATCGGATTGCCAAAGCCGAACGGATGACCGGTGATCGCCGTCGCGGACGACACAGTGGTGGCCAGTGTTCACGCAAGGTGCCGAAGGTGGTGGCCACCGCTGCTGGGCAGTTGTGGTCGTGGGATGTCACCGAACTCAAAGGACCATCACGGCAGCGCTACAAGCTGTATCTGGTGATCGATGTGTTCTCCCGCTACCCAGTGGCCTGGCGCGTCGAGCACGTCGAGGACACCAGGATGGCGGTGGACATGTTCGCTGCCGCGTTCGTCCGCCACGGCGCCCCGCAGGTGCTCCACGCCGACAACGGAGCGATCATGCGGTCGCGCGATCTGCTCGACGAGCTACCCGCCGACACCGAAGCCTCGTTCTCCCGGCCCCGGGTCAGTGATGACAATCCGTTCTCCGAATCGTTGTTCAAAACCATCAAGTACGACCTGTCCTGCCCCGACCGGTTCGACGACATCGAGCACGCTCGTACCTGGACAGCGCGATACCTCGCCGACTACGCCGAGAAGCATCGCCACAGCGGGTTGGCCTGGCACACCCCGGCATCGGTGTTTGACGGCACCGCCGCTCACCAGCGGCAGCACCGCCAAACACTGCTCGACCGCCGATACCTGGCCCACCCGCAACGCTTCCGGCGCCCTCCCCGGGCCCCGGACATCCCGGCCATCGTCGGGATCAACCACAGAAGAACAACCAAACAACCCCTGTCTCAGACAGGTTGA
- a CDS encoding NAD(P)H-dependent flavin oxidoreductase, protein MRTELADKFGIEYPIFGFTPSQDVAAAISRAGGLGVLGCVRFNEAEELDEVLEWMHENTDGKPFGVDIVMPAKIPTEGSKVDLDSMIPPEHRAFVERTLDDLGVPPLPGEERVNAGVLGWLHSVARSHVDVAMEHRRKYGQIKLIANALGSPPSDVIQTAHDNGVLVAALAGAKDHALHHVEAGVDIVIAQGYEGGGHTGEVTSMILWPELVDAVGDTAPVLAAGGVGSGRQIAAAIALGAQGVWMGTYWLTAAEYKLGVPEGSDKPSTVQQALLKATSRDTVRRRIYSGKPARLLKTAWTDAWDAENAPDPLPMPLQNLLVAEAHARISAADNPDVVAMPAGQIVGRCNAITPVADLIADLVSEYEEAVGRMNKTLR, encoded by the coding sequence ATGCGTACAGAACTCGCCGACAAGTTCGGCATCGAGTACCCGATCTTCGGGTTCACCCCGAGTCAGGACGTCGCGGCGGCGATCAGCCGCGCGGGCGGCCTGGGCGTACTCGGTTGCGTGCGGTTCAACGAGGCCGAGGAACTCGACGAGGTCCTCGAATGGATGCACGAGAACACCGACGGCAAGCCGTTCGGCGTCGACATCGTGATGCCCGCCAAGATCCCCACCGAGGGTTCGAAGGTCGACCTGGACTCGATGATCCCGCCGGAGCACCGGGCGTTCGTGGAGCGCACTCTCGACGACCTCGGCGTCCCGCCGCTGCCCGGCGAGGAACGCGTCAATGCGGGCGTGCTGGGCTGGCTGCACTCGGTGGCCCGCTCGCACGTCGACGTGGCGATGGAGCACCGTCGTAAGTACGGGCAGATCAAGCTGATCGCGAACGCCCTCGGTTCGCCGCCGTCGGACGTCATCCAGACCGCGCACGACAACGGCGTGCTGGTTGCGGCTCTTGCGGGCGCGAAAGACCATGCGCTGCACCATGTCGAGGCCGGTGTCGACATCGTCATCGCCCAGGGTTACGAGGGTGGCGGCCACACCGGCGAGGTCACCTCGATGATCCTGTGGCCCGAACTCGTCGACGCGGTCGGGGACACCGCGCCGGTGCTCGCGGCCGGCGGCGTCGGCAGCGGTCGCCAGATCGCCGCCGCGATCGCGCTCGGTGCGCAGGGCGTGTGGATGGGGACGTACTGGCTGACCGCCGCCGAGTACAAGCTCGGTGTACCCGAGGGCTCGGACAAGCCGTCGACCGTGCAGCAGGCGCTGCTCAAGGCGACTTCGAGGGACACGGTGCGTCGTCGTATCTACTCGGGAAAGCCTGCGCGCCTACTGAAGACGGCCTGGACCGACGCGTGGGACGCCGAAAACGCTCCCGATCCGCTGCCGATGCCGCTGCAGAACCTGCTCGTCGCCGAGGCGCACGCCCGCATCTCCGCGGCCGACAACCCCGACGTCGTCGCCATGCCGGCCGGCCAGATCGTCGGACGCTGCAACGCGATCACCCCGGTCGCCGACCTCATCGCCGACCTCGTCAGCGAGTACGAGGAGGCCGTCGGCCGGATGAACAAGACGCTTCGCTGA
- a CDS encoding acyl-CoA synthetase: MAYTIADLIEHAVDLVPERVALESGDRSRTYAELEARSNALAHQLRELGVQPGDRVGLYSRNTIESVESMIAIFKARAVMVNVNYRYVEAELEHIFTDSGMKVLIHERRYSPRVCNTLPKSPTIESRIAIEDGTSEDLCCEGHGEAIRYEDAIAESSSERDFEERSNDDLYMLYTGGTTGKPKGVVWRQEDVWRVLGGGIDWYTSEPIPDEWHLAKTGAEGGQLVRYPIPPFIHGGSQWAIFQSLFAGGKAVVYPEFSGSSAWEIVERHKVNVVFITGDAMGRPMVEALGQGKEYDLSSVVSIASSACLFSPSVKEQFLERFPNAVIVDAIGSSETGFGGLGIVAKGTPHTGGPRVNADSETHVLREDGTPVEPGSGEVGVLARSGHVPLRYHNDPEKSAKTFKVFHGVRYSLPGDHAVLEADGSITMLGRGSVSINTGGEKVFPEEVEGALKAHPDVFDTVVVGVADDRWGQRVAAVIAARDGARPTLESLNDVVRKELAGYKCPRSVWFVDEIKRSPAGKPDYRWGASVTAERPADEAL; encoded by the coding sequence ATGGCCTATACGATCGCCGATCTCATCGAGCATGCCGTCGACCTGGTTCCCGAGCGCGTCGCGCTGGAATCAGGCGACCGCAGCCGGACGTATGCGGAGCTCGAGGCGCGATCCAACGCGCTTGCCCACCAGCTCCGCGAGCTGGGGGTGCAGCCCGGCGACCGGGTGGGTTTGTACAGCAGAAACACCATCGAGTCGGTCGAGTCGATGATCGCGATCTTCAAGGCCCGCGCGGTCATGGTGAACGTGAACTACCGCTATGTCGAGGCCGAACTGGAGCACATCTTCACCGACTCCGGGATGAAGGTCCTGATCCATGAGCGCCGCTACTCGCCGCGCGTGTGCAACACGTTACCGAAATCGCCCACGATCGAATCCCGCATCGCCATCGAGGACGGGACGTCGGAAGACCTGTGCTGCGAGGGTCACGGCGAAGCCATCCGCTACGAGGACGCCATCGCCGAGTCGTCGTCGGAACGCGACTTCGAGGAGCGGTCGAACGACGACCTGTACATGCTCTACACCGGCGGAACCACCGGGAAACCGAAGGGCGTCGTCTGGCGACAGGAGGACGTGTGGCGCGTCCTCGGCGGCGGAATCGACTGGTACACCAGCGAACCCATCCCCGACGAGTGGCACCTCGCGAAGACCGGGGCAGAGGGTGGCCAGCTCGTGCGGTACCCGATCCCGCCGTTCATCCACGGCGGCTCGCAGTGGGCGATCTTCCAGTCGCTGTTCGCCGGCGGAAAAGCCGTGGTGTACCCCGAATTCAGCGGGTCGTCGGCCTGGGAGATCGTCGAACGCCACAAGGTCAACGTCGTGTTCATCACCGGAGATGCCATGGGGCGTCCCATGGTCGAGGCCCTCGGGCAGGGCAAGGAGTACGACCTGTCGAGTGTCGTCTCGATCGCCTCGTCGGCCTGCCTGTTCTCACCGAGCGTGAAAGAGCAGTTCCTGGAACGATTCCCGAACGCGGTGATCGTCGACGCGATCGGCTCGTCGGAAACCGGCTTCGGCGGTCTGGGCATCGTCGCGAAGGGCACGCCGCACACCGGTGGCCCGCGTGTGAACGCCGACAGCGAGACCCACGTCCTCCGCGAGGACGGCACGCCGGTGGAACCGGGCAGCGGCGAGGTCGGGGTGTTGGCGCGGTCCGGCCATGTCCCGCTGCGCTATCACAACGATCCGGAGAAGTCGGCGAAGACGTTCAAGGTCTTCCACGGTGTGCGTTACTCGCTGCCGGGTGACCACGCGGTGCTCGAGGCCGACGGCAGCATCACGATGCTCGGCCGCGGTTCGGTGTCGATCAACACCGGTGGCGAGAAGGTCTTCCCGGAGGAGGTCGAGGGCGCGCTCAAGGCGCATCCGGACGTCTTCGACACCGTGGTGGTCGGTGTGGCCGACGACCGCTGGGGTCAGCGGGTGGCCGCGGTGATCGCCGCGCGCGACGGGGCCCGCCCCACCCTGGAGAGTCTCAACGACGTCGTCCGCAAGGAACTGGCCGGCTACAAGTGCCCGCGCAGTGTCTGGTTCGTCGACGAGATCAAGCGTTCACCCGCAGGTAAACCCGACTATCGCTGGGGCGCGTCGGTCACCGCCGAACGACCCGCCGACGAAGCGCTGTAG
- a CDS encoding crotonase/enoyl-CoA hydratase family protein, whose product MTTATPTESVTDKAPECLVEKRGHILIVTMNRPEARNALSTEMMRIMTEAWDQVDSDPDIRVAILTGAGGYFCAGADLKSMNKNAPGDTVDSGAWNPASLPALLKGRRLTKPLIAAVEGPAIAGGTEILQGTDIRIAGESAKFGVSEARWGLYPMGGSAVRLVRQIPYTVACDILLTGRHVTAREALEYGLIGHVVEDGKALDKALELAEKIAANGPLAVQGILKTIRDTEGLHELDAFELDAKVGVAVFKSKDAKVGPRAFAEKRTPEFTGE is encoded by the coding sequence ATGACCACAGCCACCCCCACCGAGTCCGTCACCGACAAGGCTCCCGAGTGCCTCGTCGAGAAGCGCGGACACATTCTCATCGTCACGATGAACCGTCCGGAGGCGCGTAACGCGCTCTCCACCGAGATGATGCGGATCATGACCGAGGCCTGGGACCAGGTCGATTCCGACCCCGACATCCGGGTCGCGATCCTCACCGGTGCAGGCGGATACTTCTGCGCCGGCGCCGACCTCAAGAGCATGAACAAGAACGCCCCCGGCGACACCGTCGACTCCGGCGCCTGGAACCCCGCGTCGTTGCCCGCCCTGCTGAAGGGCCGGCGCCTGACCAAGCCGCTCATCGCCGCGGTCGAGGGCCCGGCCATCGCCGGCGGCACGGAGATCCTGCAGGGCACCGACATCCGCATCGCCGGTGAGAGCGCGAAGTTCGGTGTCTCCGAGGCTCGTTGGGGCCTCTACCCGATGGGCGGCAGCGCGGTTCGCCTCGTCCGGCAGATTCCCTACACCGTCGCCTGCGACATCCTCCTGACCGGTCGTCACGTCACCGCACGCGAAGCCCTCGAGTACGGCCTGATCGGGCACGTCGTCGAGGACGGCAAGGCCCTCGACAAGGCGCTGGAGCTCGCCGAGAAGATCGCCGCCAACGGCCCGCTCGCCGTCCAGGGCATCCTCAAGACCATCCGCGACACCGAGGGTCTGCACGAACTCGACGCCTTCGAGCTCGACGCCAAGGTCGGCGTCGCGGTCTTCAAGTCGAAGGACGCCAAGGTCGGCCCCCGCGCGTTCGCCGAGAAGCGCACCCCGGAGTTCACCGGCGAGTGA
- a CDS encoding TIGR03617 family F420-dependent LLM class oxidoreductase: MRIHTALFGPQQAAERTRALRDVGVDGVFTFDGPHDVFSPLFGAAGVDDVALMTNVAIAFPRNPITVAHQANDLQLLSGGRFTLGLGTQIRPQIEKRFGVPFERPVDRMVEFVSALRAIFDCWQNGTRLDFDGEFYRHRLMTPMFNPGPNPYGVPPIFVGALGPRLTRAVAEHADGLLVMPFTTDRFVRESILPRVDAGLSAAGRRREDFTVVPEIIVATGRTDEEFETSVDAARRLLSFYGSTPAYRPVLEMHGYGDLQTELNLLSKQGRWAEMVRLVDDELLELIAAHGSPRDVAATIRARSHDIATDVAIYQPFPLADETLAEIMDGLDE; encoded by the coding sequence GTGAGAATCCACACCGCACTCTTCGGTCCGCAGCAGGCGGCCGAACGCACCCGGGCACTGCGGGACGTCGGAGTCGACGGGGTGTTCACGTTCGACGGCCCGCACGACGTCTTCAGTCCACTGTTCGGCGCGGCCGGCGTCGACGACGTCGCGCTGATGACCAACGTCGCGATCGCGTTCCCGCGCAACCCGATCACGGTCGCCCATCAGGCCAACGATCTCCAGCTGCTCAGCGGCGGCCGGTTCACCCTCGGCCTCGGCACCCAGATCCGCCCGCAGATCGAGAAGCGGTTCGGGGTGCCGTTCGAGCGCCCGGTCGACCGGATGGTCGAGTTCGTCTCCGCGCTACGCGCGATCTTCGACTGCTGGCAGAACGGCACCCGCCTGGACTTCGACGGCGAGTTCTACCGGCACCGCCTCATGACGCCGATGTTCAACCCGGGACCGAATCCGTACGGGGTACCGCCGATCTTCGTCGGCGCTCTCGGGCCGCGGCTGACCCGCGCGGTCGCCGAACACGCCGACGGCCTGCTGGTCATGCCGTTCACCACCGACCGTTTCGTCCGCGAGTCGATCCTGCCGCGTGTCGATGCCGGACTGTCGGCAGCGGGGCGTCGTCGTGAGGACTTCACGGTGGTACCGGAGATCATCGTGGCCACCGGTCGAACCGACGAGGAATTCGAGACCTCGGTCGACGCGGCCCGGCGCCTGCTGTCGTTCTACGGCTCGACGCCCGCCTACCGGCCGGTGCTCGAGATGCACGGTTACGGCGATCTGCAGACCGAACTCAACCTGCTGTCGAAGCAGGGCCGCTGGGCCGAGATGGTCCGACTCGTCGACGACGAACTCCTCGAACTCATCGCCGCCCACGGCAGCCCCCGCGACGTGGCTGCGACGATCCGCGCACGATCGCACGACATCGCCACGGATGTCGCCATCTACCAACCGTTCCCGCTCGCCGACGAGACACTCGCGGAGATCATGGACGGCCTCGACGAGTAG